Proteins from a genomic interval of Nasonia vitripennis strain AsymCx chromosome 3, Nvit_psr_1.1, whole genome shotgun sequence:
- the LOC100118618 gene encoding ubiA prenyltransferase domain-containing protein 1 homolog: MIPNGVASDKKEKCPPPRTSSLTTGSSCSPLMKFSSYVLAIRPWSLSASLIPTFLGSALAYKLPGASTGFSPITLVLTLITVACVHGAGNVVNTYFDYIKGVDSRKSDDRILVDQLLSQDELVSLGAWLYAAGCLAFVLLATMSPAKMEHLALVYFGGLSSSFLYTGGIGLKYIALGDVLILIIFGPISVLFAFMAQTGYIEWNTMYYAIPLALSTEAILHSNNTRDLESDKQAGIVTLAILIGYTASHVLYAFLLFAPYVTFVVLACRYSFCFLLPVVTLPQAFQIEKSFRNPRTIQDVPKETASLNLYLGGLYIIACLLIDRLPYLQSV, from the coding sequence ATGATACCGAACGGAGTTGCGAGTGATAAAAAGGAGAAATGCCCTCCGCCAAGGACCTCCTCGCTGACGACGGGCTCCTCCTGCTCGCCTCTCATGAAGTTCTCCTCGTACGTGCTGGCGATCAGGCCGTGGTCGCTGAGCGCCTCGCTGATACCGACGTTCCTCGGCTCGGCGTTGGCCTACAAGCTGCCCGGAGCCAGCACGGGCTTTAGCCCCATCACCCTGGTCTTGACTCTCATCACGGTCGCCTGCGTTCACGGCGCCGGCAACGTCGTCAATACCTACTTCGACTACATCAAGGGAGTCGACAGTCGCAAGAGCGACGACCGGATCCTGGTGGATCAGCTGCTCTCCCAGGACGAGCTGGTATCCCTGGGAGCCTGGCTCTACGCCGCGGGATGTCTGGCCTTCGTTCTTCTGGCTACCATGTCCCCGGCCAAAATGGAGCACCTTGCTCTCGTCTACTTTGGCGGGCTCTCCTCGTCGTTCCTCTACACCGGCGGCATAGGACTCAAGTACATAGCTCTCGGCGACGTTTTGATACTTATCATTTTTGGACCGATATCCGTGCTGTTCGCCTTCATGGCGCAGACCGGCTACATTGAGTGGAACACTATGTATTATGCGATTCCGCTGGCTCTCAGCACCGAGGCTATACTGCACAGCAACAATACCAGGGACCTCGAGAGTGACAAGCAGGCGGGCATTGTCACACTTGCAATCCTAATTGGCTACACGGCGTCACATGTTTTATACGCGTTTTTACTTTTCGCACCGTACGTCACCTTCGTCGTTCTCGCCTGCAGATACTCGTTCTGCTTTCTGCTGCCAGTGGTGACGTTACCTCAGGCATTTCAGATAGAGAAGAGCTTTAGGAATCCCAGGACGATACAAGATGTTCCCAAGGAAACAGCCAGTCTGAATCTCTACTTGGGTGGCTTGTACATTATTGCCTGTTTGCTAATCGATCGACTTCCATACCTGCAGTCTGTTTAA
- the LOC100680157 gene encoding uncharacterized protein LOC100680157 has protein sequence MFPPEIWEKILGYTEAASLIRLKTVCCMWNEIITKHLQESNAWYRQCKNDIPEKYWLMLLENSLHSTTLLRHEKSNSDKKTNYKIWLTMYRAWIKWCNVQNFNMHTFHEFKPIPDHRPSERITCCTVLGELAAVGSTEGYIRIYNLRTNQLVFRVDQYEQVKDVKLCVQGKKHDKIVLIATSICNKSRVWDITSQRSLLLRSGDVICAGYGYYCTTLYNDKIIVYDATTEDCYPTRLFIQDLNNRKLSSTKYVNMIINRNELCFLTDNGLYCQLDLKDISQLSTFLYTPDVKSIGVPKNQKVRQYYLFNPCVAFCVTERGHLGISVYKTKWQMYNTFPFLEGSVTAILFHVRILVIGLDSGDVCLFYVENESALRTINFKSKKSKRIHVASEPIVSVNIMEILGDQRLLVATKSTIYHIKLHSVAN, from the exons ATGTTTCCACCGGAAATTTGGGAAAAGATATTGGGTTACACAGAGGCAGCCTCGCTTATAAGACTAAAGACTGTGTGTTGCATGTGGAATGAAATCATCACAAAGCATTTGCag GAATCAAATGCCTGGTATAGACAGTGCAAAAATGACATACCAGAGAAGTACTGGCTCATGCTGCTGGAAAACTCGTTGCACTCAACAACATTGCTGAGACATGAGAAAAGTAACAGCGACAAAAAGACCAACTATAAAATTTGGCTAACGATGTATAGAGCTTGGATCAAGTGGTGCAATGTTCAGAATTTCAATATGCACACTTTTCATGAATTTAAACCTATTCCTGATCATCGACCGTCTGAGCGTATTACATGCTGTACGGTTCTAG GAGAATTAGCTGCTGTTGGTTCAACAGAGGGATATATTAGAATATATAATTTACGTACAAATCAGCTTGTATTCAGGGTTGATCAATACGAGCAAGTTAAAGATGTGAAATTATGTGTTCAAGGGAAGAAGCATGATAAAATTGTACTAATTGCAACTTCAATTTGCAATAAAAGTAGGGTTTGGGATATAACTAGTCAAAGAAGCTTGCTACTTAGATCAGGGGATGTGATATG TGCTGGTTATGGATACTACTGTACAACGTtatataatgataaaattatcGTATATGATGCCACAACTGAAGATTGTTATCCTACTAGATTGTTTATTCAAGACTTGAACAATAGAAAATTAAGTAGTACTAAATATGTGAACATGATAATCAATAGGAATGAG TTATGCTTTTTGACAGATAATGGTCTCTATTGTCAGTTGGATTTAAAGGATATTAGTCAGTTATCCACATTTTTGTACACGCCGGATGTAAAGTCCATTGGGGTTCCAAAAAACCAAAAAGTAcggcaatattatttattcaacccATGTGTTGCATTTTGTGTTACAG aaaGGGGTCATTTAGGTATATCAGTATATAAAACTAAATGGCAGATGTATAATACTTTTCCATTTCTGGAAGGTTCAGTTACTGCCATACTGTTTCATGTCAGAATCTTAGTTATTGGATTAGATTCAG gTGATGTATGTTTATTTTATGTTGAGAATGAATCAGCATTGAGGACAATCAAtttcaaaagcaaaaaatcCAAAAGGATTCATGTTGCTTCTGAACCTATCGTTTCTGTAAATATTATGGAAATCTTGGGTGATCAAAGACTACTAGTTGCAACCAAAAGTACTATTTACCATATCAAACTCCATTCTGTTGCAAACTAA
- the LOC100118768 gene encoding protein DENND6A codes for MSKPSSSKEQPEEKQDAALVAAKSNSLFRNAQLREAFDNWLHCICIVTFDLELGQVIEAIHPNDVEFSEQERSNICYLAFPDSNSGCMGDTQYHVRIRKSVNGKSSRETQALRDYDRKSPMFLQTDKDYYWGSVYFRQVKDKNLPRGYFQKSIVLVTRLPFVNLFSELCALIAPEFFDSGVMCMEKVIKEISKWPAPIPGQVLHLPLLGVLFQTYIPNHAFKTAVPNVAATDCAPAKAAAARSLILASAYDGDMFKSLSSVVSHIHLLWELVLLSEPIVVMTSSPTTCSEIVHTLTAMIAPLKYCADHRPYFTIHDSEFKEYTMDSQSPPAVILGVTNPFFAKTLRHWPHIVRVAENGSVGDSPKYKSKRSEGLKVLDSKPGLYTQYKPFLQKDKAILKKLLRGVQTKRPGEAQTALLKRHLTELTESFMIPLERYIASLMPLQKTISPFKATPIPQLFNPDDFLATLNSSGPQLTTGIKGDWVGLYRRFFRSPNFSGWFQTRYTELINKLQAIQLEALSQADLTAWVRDKQEVEVVDMILRIRQKLEKSNLDDVPLGYSVQEMLRERINEITQTLPDDLRTILNKES; via the exons ATGTCGAAACCTAGCAGCTCCAAAGAGCAGCCAGAGGAGAAGCAGGATGCTGCTCTGGTCGCTGCCAAGAGCAACAGCCTCTTTCGCAATGCTCAGCTGAGAGAGGCCTTCGACAACTGGCTGCACTGCATCTGCATCGTGACCTTTGATCTTGAGCTTGGACAGGTCATAGAG GCCATCCATCCCAATGATGTGGAATTCTCGGAGCAGGAGAGATCCAACATTTGCTACTTGGCCTTCCCTGACTCTAACTCGGGATGTATGGGGGATACACAGTACCATGTGAGAATTAGAAAGAGTGTCAATGGAAAAAGCTCCAGAGAGACTCAAGCACTCAGAGATTACGACAGAAAGTCACCCATGTTCCTGCAGACTGATAAAGATTATTATTGGGGCTCTGTGTATTTTCGTCAAGTCAAAGATAAGAATCTTCCAAGAGGCTACTTTCAGAAG AGTATTGTATTAGTCACAAGGCTTCCTTTTGTAAATCTATTTAGTGAATTGTGCGCCCTTATTGCTCCTGAATTTTTTGACAGTGGAGTAATGTGTATGGAGAAAGTGATCAAAGAAATTAGCAAATGGCCTGCTCCAATACCTGGACAAGTTTTACATTTGCCCTTATTGGGTGTTCTATTTCAG ACGTACATCCCGAATCATGCCTTCAAAACGGCCGTGCCGAACGTCGCGGCCACGGACTGTGCGCCCGCCAAAGCTGCGGCTGCTCGTAGCTTGATTCTGGCCTCGGCCTACGACGGTGACATGTTTAAAAGCCTTTCCAGCGTTGTATCTCATATACATTTGTTATGGGAACTCGTTTTGCTAAGCGAGCCAATCGTTGTAATGACTAGCTCGCCTACCACGTGCTCCGAAATCGTTCATACTCTGACCGC AATGATCGCCCCACTCAAATACTGTGCCGATCACCGACCTTACTTTACCATTCACGACTCGGAATTTAAAGAATACACGATGGACAGCCAAAGTCCACCAGCAGTTATTCTCGGAGTGACGAATCcattttttgcaaaaactcTAAGGCACTGGCCACACATCGTACGCGTCGCCGAAAATGGATCAGTTGGAG ATAGCCCAAAGTACAAATCAAAAAGATCTGAAGGTCTCAAAGTTTTGGATTCGAAACCTGGACTTTATACTCAATACAAGCCTTTTCTTCAAAAAGACAAGGCTATACTAAAGAAACTTCTCAGAGGCGTACAAACTAAGAGACCAGGAGAGGCACAGACTGCTTTATTAAAAAGGCATCTTACAGAACTGACGGAAAGTTTTATGATTCCATTGGAAAGATACATAGCCAGTCTTATGCCTCTTCAAAAGACAATATCTCCTTTCAAGGCAACTCCAATACCTCAACTTTTTAATCCCGACGATTTCCTGGCAACTTTAAATAGTTCCGGCCCTCAATTGACAACTGGAATCAAAGGCGACTGGGTCGGATTATATCGACGATTTTTTAGGTCACCCAATTTTTCTGGTTGGTTCCAGACAAGGTACACGGAACTCATCAATAAATTACAAGCCATTCAGCTCGAAGCCCTTTCACAAGCG GATTTAACTGCTTGGGTCAGGGATAAACAAGAAGTAGAGGTAGTCGACATGATTTTAAGGATTCGACAAAAGTTGGAGAAGAGCAATCTCGACGACGTACCCCTCGGATACTCGGTTCAGGAGATGTTGCGTGAGCGCATCAATGAAATTACTCAAACCTTGCCGGATGATCTGCGAACGATTCTGAATAAAGAATCTTGA
- the LOC100118656 gene encoding DNA-directed RNA polymerase III subunit RPC1, whose translation MVKEQYRETDVARKISHVSFGIDSRHHMKQQAHLHVVAKNLYSQDNGHVPLAYGLLDSRLGTCSNANKCSTCNKPLNECIGHFGYLDLELPVFHVGYFRSTIGILQSICKKCSQVMLNPKDKKMYLDRVLNPNLSYLSRKALRKQILEKAKKCTTCHYCGELNGTVKKAGLLKIVHEKYKNKKPSDPIVQTKLAEYHKVVEDNKELESILQSGLISILNPLEVIGLLERIPERDIPLLLMNPQCSVPRDLILTRIPVPPISIRPSIVSDLKAGTNEDNLTMKLSEILLINEAIQIHRQRGLKIQNYTEDWEFLQLHVALYINSEMSGIPPSMQPQKAGRGLVQRLKGKQGRFRGNLSGKRVDFSSRTVISPDPNLRIEQVGVPIHVAKILTYPERVNKCNIELMRRLVKNGPDVHPGANFIEIGKNKERRFLRYGNRQKMAQDLQYGDIVERHLHDGDVVLFNRQPSLHKLSIMAHKAKVLENRTFRFNECVCTPYNADFDGDEMNLHLPQTEEARAEALVLMGNKSNLVTPRNGELLIAATQDFITGGYLLTQKDTFLNKSQVSQLISCLLAGEDTTMQITLPKPAILKPAIMWTGKQIFSVILRPNEKCPVKANLKTKGRAYTSNEELCINDSYVIIRNSQLLAGSMDKSTLGSGAKQNIFYILLRDWGEDVAALVMWRLARIASYFLMNRGFSIGIGDVTPGHSLLRAKQELLNNGYGKCTEYIRKMEAGKLPCQPGCSEEESLEAMILKELSVIRDHAGKVCLKELHPSNSPLVMALSGSKGSFINISQMIACVGQQAISGHRVPNGFEDRALPHFEKYSKVPAAKGFVENSFYSGLTPTEFFFHTMGGREGLVDTAVKTAETGYMQRRLVKSLEDLCLHYDLTVRNSTGDIVQVLYGGDAMDPTYMEGKDCPVDYKRVLDDVKSRSTHITEDPLDGPGIMKATSLLLDSEDFACLSDEFKQELAQFLKAVAIKIARVRQHIKSNDNQPVYKYIERLTVSQLAEFIHTCKEKYMKAKIEPGTAVGALAAQSIGEPGTQMTLKTFHFAGVASMNITQGVPRIKEIINANPKISTPIITAALENDTDPEFARRVKGRIEKTTLGEITEYIEEVYLPDDCFLLLKIDIDRVKLLKLEVDVNSIRYSLCTSKLKLNPKNVVIQGDSIITIYPSKQKHNLSVTLTQLKDSIPNVIVKGIASVSRAVIHNDDSSGKTRYKLFVEGDNMRDVMATLGVKGPKTTSNNTIEVFKTLGIEAARATIMTEIKLVMENHGMSIDRRHPMLVADLMTSRGEVLGITRQGLAKMKESVLNLASFEKTADHLFDAAYYGQKDAISGVSESIIMGIPVPVGTGIFKLLHKSEKDPLKTRTLLFDSPNHHKKMTT comes from the coding sequence ATGGTGAAGGAGCAGTACCGGGAGACGGATGTCGCGCGCAAGATATCGCACGTCTCCTTCGGGATAGACAGTAGGCATCACATGAAACAGCAGGCTCATCTGCATGTGGTGGCCAAAAATCTGTACAGTCAGGATAATGGACATGTACCTTTGGCCTATGGTCTGCTTGACAGCAGGTTGGGCACCTGTAGCAATGCTAACAAGTGCAGCACCTGCAACAAGCCCCTCAACGAGTGTATTGGACACTTCGGTTACCTGGACCTGGAGCTGCCAGTGTTTCACGTTGGCTACTTTCGATCTACCATAGGAATCCTGCAGAGCATATGCAAGAAGTGCTCGCAAGTTATGCTCAATCCAAAGGACAAGAAAATGTATCTGGATAGGGTTTTGAATCCTAATTTGAGTTACTTGAGTAGAAAAGCACTGAGGAAGCAGATTTTAGAGAAAGCCAAAAAGTGCACTACTTGCCATTACTGTGGAGAACTCAATGGCACTGTCAAGAAAGCTGGTCTTTTGAAGATTGTCCATgagaaatacaaaaataagaaACCTTCCGATCCTATTGTACAGACCAAGCTCGCGGAGTATCACAAGGTTGTAGAGGATAACAAGGAACTGGAGTCTATTTTGCAAAGTGGATTAATATCGATTTTAAATCCACTAGAAGTTATAGGTCTTTTGGAACGTATACCAGAGAGGGATATTCCTCTTTTATTGATGAACCCGCAGTGCAGCGTGCCAAGAGATTTGATTCTGACGAGAATACCTGTACCACCCATTTCTATTCGACCAAGTATAGTTTCTGATTTGAAAGCTGGAACAAACGAAGACAATCTAACTATGAAGCTTTCAGAAATTTTGCTCATCAATGAAGCTATACAGATACACAGACAGCGTGGTTTGAAGATTCAAAACTATACTGAGGACTGGGAGTTTTTACAACTGCATGTCGCCCTTTACATAAACAGTGAAATGTCAGGTATTCCCCCAAGTATGCAGCCTCAGAAGGCAGGCAGAGGGCTTGTTCAAAGACTGAAGGGAAAGCAAGGTAGATTTAGGGGAAATTTATCAGGAAAAAGAGTTGACTTTTCCAGCAGAACTGTCATTTCCCCAGATCCGAATTTAAGAATTGAACAAGTTGGCGTTCCTATACATGTGGCAAAAATATTGACATATCCAGAGAGGGTGAACAAATGTAATATAGAATTAATGCGTCGCCTTGTAAAAAATGGACCGGATGTGCACCCTGGAgctaattttatagaaattggAAAGAACAAAGAAAGAAGGTTTTTGAGATATGGTAACAGGCAGAAGATGGCACAAGATTTGCAGTATGGCGATATAGTTGAGAGGCATTTACATGACGGAGATGTTGTACTTTTCAACAGGCAGCCTTCTCTACACAAGTTGAGTATAATGGCTCACAAAGCCAAAGTACTAGAGAACAGAACATTTAGATTTAATGAATGTGTCTGTACACCTTATAATGCTGACTTTGACGGCGATGAAATGAATCTTCATTTGCCACAAACTGAGGAGGCAAGAGCAGAGGCATTGGTTCTGATGGGAAATAAGTCTAATTTAGTGACTCCAAGGAATGGTGAACTTCTGATCGCTGCCACCCAGGACTTTATTACAGGTGGTTATCTCTTGACTCAGAAGGACACATTTCTGAACAAATCTCAGGTTTCCCAATTAATTAGTTGCTTGCTTGCTGGTGAAGACACCACCATGCAGATTACTCTGCCCAAACCTGCTATTCTCAAGCCAGCCATCATGTGGACaggaaaacaaatttttagtgtaATTTTGAGGCCCAATGAGAAGTGCCCTGTGAAGGCTAATCTCAAGACTAAGGGAAGAGCCTATACGAGCAATGAAGAGTTATGCATCAATGACTCGTATGTTATCATCAGGAATTCTCAACTATTAGCAGGTTCAATGGACAAATCAACTCTAGGATCTGGAGCAAagcaaaatatattttacattttacttCGTGATTGGGGAGAAGACGTTGCTGCGCTTGTAATGTGGAGATTAGCAAGAATTGCCAGCTACTTTCTGATGAACAGAGGTTTTTCCATTGGCATTGGTGATGTGACACCTGGCCATAGTTTGTTGAGGGCGAAACAAGAGCTGCTGAACAATGGGTATGGCAAGTGTACTGagtatattagaaaaatgGAAGCTGGAAAACTACCATGTCAACCTGGTTGCTCTGAAGAGGAGTCTCTGGAGGCTATGATATTGAAAGAGCTTTCGGTGATTCGTGACCATGCCGGTAAAGTCTGTTTAAAGGAACTGCATCCCAGCAACAGTCCACTGGTGATGGCTCTATCTGGCTCCAAAGGAAGTTTTATCAACATATCTCAGATGATTGCTTGTGTAGGACAGCAAGCCATCAGTGGTCATCGTGTACCCAACGGATTCGAGGACAGAGCACTACCACACTTTGAAAAATACTCTAAAGTTCCTGCTGCAAAAGGTTTCGTTGAGAATTCATTTTACTCCGGTCTGACACCAactgaatttttctttcatacCATGGGTGGTAGAGAAGGTCTGGTAGATACTGCTGTGAAAACAGCTGAAACTGGATACATGCAGAGGAGGTTGGTAAAGAGTTTGGAAGATCTTTGTTTGCACTACGACTTGACAGTTAGAAATTCTACGGGAGACATTGTTCAGGTTCTCTATGGTGGAGATGCCATGGACCCAACTTACATGGAAGGCAAAGATTGTCCTGTGGACTACAAACGAGTCCTAGATGACGTAAAGTCTAGATCCACACACATCACTGAAGATCCATTAGATGGTCCTGGTATTATGAAAGCAACATCTCTTCTTTTAGATTCAGAAGATTTCGCCTGCTTAAGTGACGAGTTTAAGCAAGAATTAGCACAATTTTTGAAAGCAGTTGCCATAAAAATTGCCCGAGTTAGACAACACATCAAATCAAATGATAACCAACCAGTCTACAAATACATTGAGCGCTTGACAGTTTCTCAGTTGGCCGAGTTCATCCACACatgtaaagaaaaatacatGAAAGCAAAAATAGAGCCAGGTACTGCAGTTGGTGCTTTGGCTGCACAGAGTATAGGAGAGCCAGGTACTCAGATGACATTAAAAACTTTCCATTTTGCTGGTGTAGCTTCCATGAACATTACACAAGGTGTGCCACGTATCAAGGAAATCATCAATGCCAACCCAAAAATCAGTACTCCCATCATTACAGCGGCTTTAGAAAATGACACAGATCCTGAATTTGCTAGAAGAGTGAAGGGTCGTATTGAAAAAACTACTCTGGGAGAAATTACTGAATACATTGAAGAAGTTTATCTACCTGATGACTGTTTCCTTCTGTTGAAGATAGATATTGACAGagtaaagcttttaaaattgGAAGTTGACGTAAATTCCATCAGGTATTCATTGTGTACATCTAAACTGAAGTTAAATCCAAAGAATGTTGTGATTCAGGGAGACTCCATTATCACAATTTATCCAAGCAAACAGAAACATAATTTAAGTGTTACGTTAACTCAACTCAAAGACAGCATCCCTAATGTTATTGTTAAAGGGATTGCCTCAGTTTCCAGAGCAGTTATACACAATGATGACTCAAGTGGAAAGACTCGTTACAAGCTATTTGTTGAAGGTGATAATATGCGTGATGTAATGGCAACACTAGGAGTCAAGGGTCCTAAGACCACATCCAATAACACTATCGAAGTTTTTAAGACTTTAGGCATTGAAGCTGCCAGAGCTACTATTATGACTGAGATCAAGTTGGTAATGGAGAATCACGGTATGAGTATTGACCGTAGACATCCCATGCTTGTGGCTGACTTGATGACCAGCAGAGGAGAAGTTCTAGGTATCACAAGGCAAGGATTGGCAAAAATGAAGGAATCTGTGTTGAATTTGGCCTCCTTTGAAAAAACTGCTGACCATCTGTTTGATGCAGCTTACTATGGACAGAAAGATGCCATCAGTGGAGTGTCAGAATCAATCATTATGGGAATACCAGTTCCAGTAGGGACTGGAATTTTCAAGTTACTTCACAAGTCAGAGAAAGACCCCCTCAAAACTAGAACTTTGTTATTTGATTCTCCAAATCATCATAAGAAAATGACTACGTAG
- the LOC100118732 gene encoding fidgetin-like protein 1, with protein MTENDANIAADNLSKSYLPAYQTLQFSKANKSNAEIADIERRCLFTKYMICRNDTNENVAAALLQRELEKYTNFVDSKNGLNNYWEQFNSLNITTDNNPQEWKSNNLPDPKVALQFLEPLPCNTESSGSCKNKKYVDRDVGKLMDLWKKGGISPRARKIPRHDTNNAHKAMNVDAEMKEEKSKSFDYKNIKKSSSTSERTSLNSDKPSFVTKLSMFRNDSRAAVESKEEISEKRFLNPDRLKRPNLLKNESQTFERREETTNKQNVFKNELATIEQRQDRNFNGRPHSNSERNSGNRGNVFKNEHQNRPVEREEKPEEKKFANFKSARTVLGIQQAKNNNRQQPSNNRQQPMNNRQQPIKKSLGGRAVNSAYVCPFKDDQPKEEEEPPEPTDERYKNIEPKMIELIKNEIMDCGSPITWDDIAGLEHAKRIIKEIVVFPMLRPDIFTGLRRPPKGILLFGPPGTGKTLIGKCIASQSKSTFFSISASSLTSKWVGEGEKMVRALFAVAQVEQPSVVFIDEIDSLLCQRSETEHESSRRMKTEFLVQLDGASTGDEDRILVIGATNRPYELDEAARRRLVKRLYVPLPELEARAQIVRNLLKSERHDLTSDDVYEIAKLADGYSGADMTNLCKEASMGPIRSIPFDQLEGISKEDVRKVTFHDFKEALATIRPSVSQKDLAVYIDWDRTYGTASVHTH; from the exons ATGACTGAAAACGACGCTAATATTGCAGCTGACAACTTGAGCAAGAGTTACTTGCCAGCTTACCAAACATTGCAGTTCTCCAAAGCAAATAAATCCAATGCGGAAATCGCGGACATTGAGCGGAGATGCCTGTTCACAAAGTATATGATTTGTAGAAATGA TACCAATGAAAACGTTGCTGCTGCCTTGCTTCAACGAGAGCTGGAAAAGTATACAAACTTTGTCGACAGTAAGAACGGTTTAAATAATTACTGGGAGCAGTTCAATTCATTGAACATTACTACTGACAATAATCCTCAAGAATGGAAATCAAACAACCTGCCTGATCCAAAAGTGGCCTTGCAATTTTTGGAGCCATTGCCTTGCAACACAGAAAGCAGTGGATCttgtaaaaataagaaatacgTGGATAGAGATGTTGGGAAGTTAATGGATTTATGGAAAAAGGGAGGGATATCACCAAGAGCAAGGAAAATACCTCGGCATGACACAAATAATGCCCACAAAGCCATGAATGTTGATGCTGaaatgaaagaagaaaaatcaaagtCATTTGACTATAAAAACATTAAGAAATCAAGTAGTACTTCTGAGAGGACAAGTTTAAATTCTGATAAGCCAAGTTTTGTTACTAAATTAAGCATGTTTAGAAATGACTCTCGTGCAGCTGTTGAAAGTAAAGAAGAGATTTCTGAGAAAAGATTCCTGAATCCTGACAGATTGAAAAGGCCAAATTTATTGAAGAATGAGTCGCAAACATTtgaaagaagagaagaaacTACAAACAAGCAAAATGTGTTTAAAAATGAACTTGCAACAATTGAGCAAAGACAAGACAGAAATTTTAATGGAAGGCCGCATtcaaattctgaaagaaatagTGGAAACAGAGGAAATGTATTCAAGAATGAGCACCAAAACAGGCCAgtagaaagagaggagaaacCAGAAGAAAAGAAATTCGCAAACTTCAAATCAGCCAGAACAGTTTTAGGGATTCAGCAGGCAAAGAATAATAATAGGCAACAACCCTCTAACAACAGACAGCAACCCATGAATAACAGGCAACAGCCCATTAAGAAATCCCTTGGTGGCAGAGCTGTTAACTCGGCCTATGTTTGTCCATTCAAAGACGATCAGCctaaagaagaggaagaaccTCCAGAACCAACAGATGAGAGATACAAAAACATTGAACCAAAAATGATTGAActcattaaaaatgaaatcatGGATTGTGGCAGCCCAATAACATGGGATGATATTGCAGGACTGGAACATGCCAAGAGAATAATAAAAGAGATTGTTGTCTTTCCAATGTTGCGTCCTGATATCTTCACAGGATTGAGAAGGCCACCAAAGGGAATCTTGTTGTTTGGCCCACCTGGTACTGGTAAAACTTTGATAGGCAAATGTATAGCTTCTCAAAGcaaatcaacatttttttccatatCTGCAAGTTCCCTCACTTCCAAGTGGGTGGGTGAAGGTGAAAAAATGGTGCGGGCACTATTTGCTGTTGCCCAAGTGGAACAGCCTTCTGTTGTTTTCATTGATGAAATTGACTCCTTGCTTTGTCAAAGATCTGAAACTGAGCATGAATCTTCCAGAAGAATGAAGACTGAATTTTTGGTACAGTTGGACGGTGCATCTACTGGAGATGAAGACAGAATCCTAGTAATTGGCGCTACAAACAGACCTTATGAACTAGATGAAGCAGCTCGTAGAAGACTTGTAAAAAGATTATATGTGCCATTGCCAGAATTGGAAGCTAGAGCCCAGATAGTGCGAAATTTACTCAAATCAGAACGTCACGATTTAACCAGTGACGATGTTTATGAAATTGCCAAATTAGCTGATGGTTATTCTGGCGCTGATATGACAAATTTATGTAAAGAAGCAAGTATGGGACCAATTAGAAGTATTCCTTTTGATCAGTTAGAAGGCATTAGCAAAGAAGATGTGAGAAAAGTAACTTTTCACGATTTCAAAGAAGCCCTTGCTACTATACGACCATCTGTTTCTCAGAAAGATTTAGCAGTTTACATTGACTGGGATCGCACCTATGGGACTGCTAGTGTTCATACACACTGA